A window of the Pangasianodon hypophthalmus isolate fPanHyp1 chromosome 12, fPanHyp1.pri, whole genome shotgun sequence genome harbors these coding sequences:
- the rundc3ab gene encoding RUN domain-containing protein 3A: protein MAKKGGSRNVAVERKNLITVCRFSVKTLLEKYTAEPIDDSSEEFINFASILEHILSHRFKGAGSWFDGQRSFWDFIRLACNKVQNSCIGSIENMENISSSRAKGRAWIRVALMEKRLSEYIATALRDSRTTRRFYDEGAIMLREEASVLTGMLIGLGAIDFSFCLKGEALDGKTEAVIDYTPYLKFTQSYDYLSDDDDCCSVDSSNSDDSIPEHPYIPLVTDEDSWSNKCRRMEQRFKIVNAQKGYLEELVRLRESQLKNLEMENKKLNKKLEEIQLQSHQEKRELESVVLELQEQLTSLIPGEAHPLSKDMSIPLVNQWPSLHTYNNQEESQLYSSNSGSFRSPELLSAHISLDSDSQKAEGKPNGQPWCRADKLYTPSILGLCGSLSSLPSCKSLPSLRSTECLVNISAEPSPALTPS from the exons ATGGCCAAGAAAGGCGGCTCGAGGAACGTGGCAGTGGAACGGAAGAACCTGATCACCGTGTGCAG GTTTTCGGTGAAGACATTGCTGGAGAAGTATACGGCAGAACCAATCGACGACTCGTCCGAGGAGTTCATCAATTTTGCCTCCATTCTTGAGCACATCCTCAGCCACCGCTTTAAAG GAGCAGGGAGCTGGTTCGATGGCCAGCGCAGTTTCTGGGACTTCATCCGTCTCGCCTGCAATAAAGTGCAGAACAGCTGCATCGGCAGCAtcgagaacatggagaacatcaGCTCGTCTCGAGCAAAG GGCAGAGCTTGGATAAGAGTAGCACTGATGGAAAAACGTCTGTCCGAATACATCGCCACGGCGCTGAGAGACAGCCGCACTACAAG gagGTTCTACGATGAAGGGGCCATCATGCTAAGAGAAGAAGCCAGCGTTCTTACAGGAATGTTAATTGGACTCGGAGCTATTGACTTCAG TTTCTGTTTAAAGGGAGAGGCTCTGGATGGAAAAACGGAGGCAGTGATCGACTATACGCCATATCTCAAGTTCACTCAGAG CTATGACTACCTGAGCGATGACGATGACTGCTGCAGCGTGGACAGCAGCAACAGTGACGACAGCATTCCTGAGCATCCCTACATCCCGCTGGTCACGGACGAAGATAGCTGGAGTAACAAATGTCGCAGGATGGAGCAGAGGTTCAAGATCGTCAACGCCCAGAAG gGCTACCTGGAGGAGCTTGTGCGATTGCGGGAGTCGCAGCTGAAGAATCTGGAGATGGAGAACAAGAAACTAAACAAGAAACTGGAGGAGATTCAGCTGCAGAGCCATCAGGAAAAGAGAGAATTGGAGTCTGTCGTATTGGAGCTACAGGAGCAgct gACAAGTCTGATTCCTGGTGAAGCTCATCCTTTGTCTAAGGATATGTCTATTCCTCTTGTAAACCAGTGGCCATCACTCCACACCTACAACAACCAGGAAGAAAGCCAGCTCTACAGCAG CAACAGTGGAAGTTTCCGGAGTCCTGAGCTTCTCTCAGCACACATCAGCTTGGACTCGGATTCCCAGAAGGCCGAGGGGAAGCCAAACGGCCAGCCTTGGTGCAGAGCAG ATAAATTGTATACGCCATCCATCTTGGGGCTGTGTGGCTCTCTGAGCTCGTTACCCAGCTGTAAGTCTCTGCCCAGCCTGAGGTCCACAGAGTGCCTGGTGAACATTAGTGCAGAGCCAAGTCCTGCTCTCACGCCCAGCTag